One genomic segment of Musa acuminata AAA Group cultivar baxijiao chromosome BXJ3-3, Cavendish_Baxijiao_AAA, whole genome shotgun sequence includes these proteins:
- the LOC135634364 gene encoding pathogenesis-related protein 1-like, whose translation MAIINSLPTFLLIVPLLLSHVDGRFLSAVSGDAAEFLVPHNELRKSIGVPPLQWSTQLADVALQYANQRKRDCALVHSTLSYGENIFWGQGKSWTIRDVVAAWAAEQRFYDYRTNTCSSNADCYHYTQMVWRTTQRVGCARIFCDSGDTYGVCEYDPHGNIIGRRPY comes from the coding sequence ATGGCCATCATCAACTCTCTTCCCACCTTCCTCCTCATCGTCCCACTCCTCCTCTCTCACGTAGATGGCCGTTTTCTCAGCGCAGTGAGCGGCGACGCAGCGGAGTTCCTTGTTCCCCACAACGAGCTGCGGAAGAGCATCGGGGTCCCTCCCCTGCAGTGGAGCACCCAGTTGGCCGACGTCGCGCTGCAGTACGCCAACCAGCGGAAGCGGGACTGCGCGCTGGTGCACTCCACCTTGTCCTACGGCGAGAACATCTTCTGGGGGCAAGGCAAGAGCTGGACGATCCGGGACGTCGTCGCCGCCTGGGCGGCCGAGCAGCGCTTCTACGATTACAGAACCAACACCTGCTCCAGCAACGCCGACTGCTACCACTACACGCAGATGGTGTGGAGGACGACGCAGCGCGTCGGCTGCGCAAGGATCTTCTGCGACAGCGGCGACACCTACGGCGTCTGCGAGTACGATCCCCACGGCAACATCATCGGCAGAAGGCCTTACTGA
- the LOC135634363 gene encoding ras-related protein Rab11D-like: MAGYRAEDDYDYLFKLVLIGDSGVGKSNLLSRFTRNEFNLESKSTIGVEFATRSITVDTKVLKAQIWDTAGQERYRAITSAYYRGAVGALLVYDVTRRPTFENVSRWLKELRDHTDPNIVVMLIGNKSDLRHLVAVPTEDGKAYAERESLYFMETSALEAMNVDNAFQEVLTQIYRIVSKKAVEAGDDATSSVPSKGERINVKDDASTLKKPSCCSS; this comes from the exons ATGGCAGGATACCGAGCGGAGGACGACTACGACTACTTGTTCAAGCTAGTGCTGATCGGGGACTCCGGGGTGGGCAAGTCCAACCTCCTCTCCCGCTTCACACGCAACGAGTTCAACCTCGAGTCCAAGTCCACCATCGGCGTCGAGTTCGCCACCCGCAGCATCACCGTCGACACCAAGGTTCTCAAGGCCCAGATTTGGGACACCGCCGGCCAAGAGAG GTATCGTGCCATAACAAGTGCTTATTATCGGGGAGCAGTAGGTGCACTGCTCGTCTATGATGTTACCAGACGTCCTACATTTGAGAATGTTTCACGTTGGCTAAAAGAGTTGAGGGACCACACAGATCCTAACATAGTTGTCATGCTCATTGGGAATAAGTCGGACCTCCGACACCTTGTTGCTGTTCCGACCGAAGACGGCAAGGCTTATGCTGAGAGGGAATCCCTATATTTTATGGAAACATCTGCATTAGAAGCAATGAATGTGGACAACGCATTTCAAGAGGTCTTGACTCAGATATACCGTATTGTGAGTAAGAAGGCAGTCGAAGCAGGTGATGATGCAACATCTTCTGTACCTAGTAAAGGTGAGAGAATAAACGTAAAGGATGATGCTTCTACACTGAAGAAACCCAGCTGCTGTTCAAGTTAG
- the LOC135632421 gene encoding heat stress transcription factor A-4b-like, which yields MRFDLIPRSLVFDLLIGMESPRGSSSSSSPPPFLTKTYEMVDDPATNSIVSWSPTNLSFVVWNQLEFARDLLPKYFKHSNFSSFVRQLNTYGFRKIDPDQWEFANEDFIRGEKHLLKNIHRRKPVYSHSPHNQGSSSGPLSEAQKQDLEEEIERLKQEKAMLVNELRKNVHKQHGMEHQMQSLEERLQVLGDRHRNLMAFLTQIVQEPWFLSNLVQDSDLLSKKRRLPKINYFNEDTAMEDNQIVTFQQPLAGEKSDYASIQIFDMEPFEKMESSLNSLENFFRGVSQTSGDDMCYDSIVACLPTDVLLTEMNASSVETGASLQSLLPNLYPSSPCLGDIHSSPETAECMSHVETPGIPAAENQTDSRIKVAEIDVNLEPAATEVDSLRDQATSTTTSTMPTGVNDVFWEQFLTEIPGSSVTKVVQLKRRDSDDEQSEGKIREVENMCRNGINVDHFVEKMANLTSVEKT from the exons ATGCGATTCGACCTAATTCCTCGGTCGTTGGTGTTCGATTTGTTGATAGGGATGGAGAGCCCGCGGGGGAGTTCGAGTTCGAGTTCCCCTCCCCCGTTCCTCACCAAGACGTACGAGATGGTGGACGACCCGGCCACGAACTCCATTGTCTCGTGGAGCCCCACCAACCTGAGCTTCGTCGTGTGGAATCAGCTGGAGTTCGCTAGGGATTTGCTGCCCAAGTATTTTAAGCACAGCAACTTCTCCAGCTTTGTGAGGCAGCTCAACACTTAC GGTTTCAGAAAGATAGACCCTGATCAGTGGGAGTTTGCAAATGAGGATTTTATACGAGGAGAAAAGCACCTCCTGAAGAACATACACAGACGCAAGCCAGTATATAGCCATTCGCCGCACAACCAAGGTAGCTCTTCAGGACCACTGTCGGAAGCTCAAAAACAGGATCTTGAAGAGGAGATTGAGCGGCTTAAGCAAGAAAAGGCTATGCTTGTGAATGAGCTTCGGAAGAATGTGCACAAGCAGCATGGAATGGAGCACCAAATGCAGTCCTTAGAGGAAAGATTACAGGTCCTGGGAGACCGACATAGAAATTTGATGGCCTTCTTGACACAGATCGTGCAGGAGCCTTGGTTCCTGTCTAACCTTGTACAAGACTCTGATCTTCTCAGCAAGAAGAGGCGATTGCCAAAAATCAATTACTTCAATGAGGACACTGCTATGGAAGATAATCAAATTGTCACTTTCCAGCAGCCCTTGGCAGGTGAAAAATCAGACTATGCATCTATTCAGATATTTGACATGGAGCCTTTTGAGAAGATGGAGTCATCGTTGAATTCATTGGAGAATTTCTTCAGAGGTGTTAGTCAAACTTCCGGTGATGACATGTGCTATGATAGCATTGTGGCTTGCCTTCCCACTGATGTTCTTCTCACTGAAATGAATGCATCATCAGTGGAGACTGGTGCAAGTCTGCAATCACTTTTGCCTAACTTATATCCTTCTTCACCTTGTCTGGGAGATATCCATTCGTCTCCAGAGACAGCAGAATGTATGAGCCATGTGGAAACTCCTGGTATTCCTGCAGCTGAAAATCAAACAGATTCAAGGATCAAGGTTGCTGAGATAGATGTTAATTTAGAACCTGCAGCTACTGAGGTTGATTCATTGCGAGATCAAGCAACCAGTACCACCACATCTACCATGCCCACTGGAGTAAATGATGTGTTTTGGGAACAATTTCTTACAGAGATACCAGGTTCTTCTGTTACTAAGGTAGTCCAGTTGAAAAGAAGAGATTCAGATGATGAACAAAGTGAAGGAAAGATAAGAGAGGTGGAAAACATGTGTCGGAATGGGATAAATGTTGATCATTTTGTAGAAAAGATGGCGAATCTCACTTCAGTAGAGAAAACCTGA